The following proteins come from a genomic window of Diorhabda sublineata isolate icDioSubl1.1 chromosome 7, icDioSubl1.1, whole genome shotgun sequence:
- the LOC130446270 gene encoding uncharacterized protein LOC130446270 — MDHTTAAQLIQTMVTFRKKIPSIINEVNNKITKQQLEYLDRIKINLNKPEINCDIPEDIFEKLKTNQNDYAFNRNLFEQLQLVEIMKSKKSSISKIIDAI, encoded by the exons ATGG atCATACTACCGCTGCCCAGTTAATACAAACAATGgtaacatttagaaaaaaaattccttcaatCATAAATGAAGTCAACAATAAAATAACGAAACAACAATTAGAATATTTGGATAGAATCAagattaatttgaataaaccaGAAATTAATTGTGACATTCCTGAAGATATCTTTGAAAAACTAAAGACAAACCAAAAT GACTATGCTTTTAACCGAAATCTTTTCGAACAATTACAATTAGTGGAAATTATGAAATCAAAGAAATCATCAATATCAAAGATAATAGATGCAATTTAA
- the LOC130446508 gene encoding uncharacterized protein LOC130446508, translating to MDKTKNKDYFVFKDINGNLLKLHVQEVSQCLKIRIIHCGPTIYQRCTIIFIIASIDMILLLVNIVSISIILAILCFVLILTYTVCNMTIEENLVVIKDIGIEIAKIKVVGVKRDFFPHEQVQNVFINEVIYRNKVLFVLTLLISGLKKSQLVPLFTETFPQLALLKTVFNYMKRIL from the exons ATGGATAAGACAAAAAATAAGGATTATTTCGTATTCAAGGACATAAATGggaatttgttaaaattacaTGTTCAAGAAGTTTCtcaatgtttaaaaattagaataattcaCTGTGGACCAACAATATACCAAAGATGTaccataatatttataattgcgAGTATCGACATGATTTTACTTCTCGTTAACATTGTTTCCATCAGTATTATACTCGcaattttatgttttgttttaattttaacctATACAGTATGTAACATGACTATCGAAG aaaatctaGTTGTAATTAAAGATATAGGAATCGAAATTGCAAAGATAAAAGTTGTTGGAGTTAAAAGAGATTTCTTTCCTCATGAGCAAGTACAAAACGTTTTTATTAATGAAGTTATATATAGG aataaagTGCTATTTGTACTGACATTATTAATTAGTGGTCTCAAGAAAAGTCAGTTGGTTCCATTGTTTACA GAAACCTTTCCACAACTGGCTTTATTGAAAACTGTGTTCAACTACATGAAAAGAATATTATAG